tattctaggttcagaacccgggtgtttgttctagacctggcttacccgagcggacagctcgagccgagggggggcagcgtaccgggaatatagaagcttcaccagcttagcaacttgtccgaacctcgttctaaattgggatttgacactatacagaaaagaagtcgtacgaagtacgcccttcttcatgatttagaagactcagagaggatatgggtttcggcacaatttatatacagttcacaaaatatcaaagcggtaaagcagttagttagcacattgagcacagatcatgtaacaaaatcagataaagctgaatataacaatttatttaagctcgaatttccaaccctgaaccagtggttctggatttagtccccagcagagtcgtcagagctgtcacacctcctttttccgcacccgagggggtacaagggagttttttcaattaaaggacaatcgaaacgggattggtttatttatttcagagtcgccacttgggagatttagggtgtcccaagtcaccaattttaatctcgaatcgaggaaaagaatgactccatattacagtctgcgtaccagaaatccggataaggaattttgttaacccgggagaaggtgttaggcattcccgagttccgtggttctagcacggtcgctcaactgttatattcggcttgattatctgattttatacaaatatgaacttatgtgcaaattttatcttttaaccgctttattattattgtttttaaaagaaatgtgaacatcgcttaaaacacgtctttggactgcgtcacatgaaatgcacccacaatccggaacacgttttatttgatgttttgggatttggattcgggtcgcatgaaatgcacacccaggcttaagaaagtaaaatattaaacacgcgcctaaagagactatcgcgttattattttggggaagaccgtgaaattcgctaaacggtccttccgaattctaattaaaccatacattttgtgagggccccgcaatctatacgttttatttggcgaggctcgtctcatttttattttaaaggataaacctacaatgactatattttctagtttgtctctactaattgaaaacagagagtcctagttaattacatgcttgtagGTTATTTATAGCGGGATtcgaaatgcttttacagaataagaaaACGTGGCTACGCacacggacagctgatcgaacattgtgggcccaaatccagctcatgcgggatgggccagacctgggccactgtttatctgATGCGGGCCTGCTtagtctgtttcgacctgggctcgacccccgtgaggttgaggccgtgaacttgttctttgttctaaagacgtggtttatcagttataacggggcagtttatcaaaaggtaTTGAAATTAGCTTAACAATGGATAGCTTTATATGTGACAGGCATTTAATGGCATGCTGAAACAAAATTGGCTAAAGTCTAATATGTACCCTACTGTACTGTGAATCCTTTTGTCTACcaacctatatacacaatctGAAATCAaactaccatacattgacattcACTAAGCATGAGGGCTGCCTCCAGTATCCAAGCAAaacgtaaactattatacatcacATAACATTCAATGTACAGGCTATGCATAAAATAAAcgatcttcaactcttctctttgtattcatactcaacttcaagttacattgacagtattagtcgtgtacctggatgtttgaacaataagaaggagaagaagaaaggtgTCAGCAACGAGCAACCAAACagcaataacacagcaacaacaaccagcagcAATAACCAAGCACAATTATGAAGCCCACAAGTGATAGAGCACCAAGCAGAAAATCCCAGAAAACAGAACAGTGAATCCAGCAGaaaaacagagtattcaatgtaacagcaacagaaatccaataacCACAAAAGCTCGGCAAACAACCAACAGCCAACAacaaagacagcttgaccaactcGAACTCTTACACAGTTTTCAGACAATGCTCATTCACAGTATTCTCAagtttatttctgttttttttttcttttcagtttttcTCACTCACATAATCTCTCTAAAGACTAAAGaatgtccagccccttttaagttctgaaacagCTCTATTTATGGGCAGAAATGGCAAGCACTCAGCTGCCTTGAACCCCTCCCCACTTTCCTGCccataacttcttcttttttttaaactaaTCAAAAATATTCCCCATGCCCATCCATTCGACAGGCTTTCAGCCTGTATTTTCTGCCCAACAACATGGGCACCCCCCTTTTTTATTCAATCAGCCCCATGCTAACAAGTTTGGATCCCCACTATTAccttattttaatcctaaaccagtaccctatttgtcagcttatttaaactaatcatttctgttctttttaacacccaaaTTAACCCTGTTAatccctggttatcactgtcctGGCCCATTGCAACAatagggcatttttgaacttctgaaagctcaGATTCAGAGCTGCCCTAGACCAAATCTTTCAGTTGTTTTGTAATGCAGTTATAAGCTAATTTCAGGCAATGTCGAGCATTCAATTAACAATCAACAGGTTCGTTCACTTACGTGAAGTTGTatgaattagaatatttgaacattcagtcgtaggaaactaatcgacgatgtttatcgagtcgactatactaactataataggtaataatcagtcgtccatataaacaacacgtacagggtCCCGAGTGGCTTCatacaacttttgttcaattactggtaacctatatgaattaactatttgacgactaatctaattgacgagcatgtatatcaccaGATGTATTCACATACACAGAAGAACAAACGACCAAGTAAAAGgactttgacagagatggaagaaattaagaaaaataccaaaaaaaaataccaaacaaacacaacgacaCATGCTGGCAATCCTCAAACAGTATTCAaataaaaacagaaaagaaaagaaaaacttactgaAAATGTTCAAACAAAGCCGACCTAAGTCCGACttagctttgaccatttgaggccgaacaaactttaatcggggtgttctcaaacgagaacaccttgattaaggtctattagacctcaaacccctattaagactggccggattccccaggttccgGTGTTCTAAGGTTTggattctcagatttgagattctaggagttgtgggtagatttagaccaaaccaagcttggtttggtcacgagggaggtcaggggagtgtctggtacgaatatggtgtggtttggtgtaggtcagagttcgactcgaatcttcaaatgaagattcgagaaactagggactgattcgaagcacaaggatagcagatccatgttcagggcagtgaggtggtcctagggtgttaaggagggggtcaccggcgtccatgcctcCGGCTTTACGATGAAGGTgtataggggcggctagggtttggaacggaggtctgtgtttgggacgatggaagggggggtgttcggataggggggctGGGTAAAGGGTTAGGCTTATATATGTAATGGGcaattagatcctggccgttggatgaatcgagattgatggccaggatctctCACTCAATAcggaacgacaccgtttggcctcggttgggggtcggttcgaactggtcactgggtcgggtttggaaacgggttaCTGAAAGGGATCCTGGGCCGTCGGATTGGATTggttggaacggctgagatgagccatctttgaaacgacgtagtcttggtattgaactacgtcgttttgatggtcTGGGAAGGGTTGCCTGGGCTGCTGACTTGGGTTGGGTctgttttggttttgggcctaaTTTTTGGGGTCCAAGCcgattttcctttccctttttaattcaacaaattaaccaaaaattcctaaaaaattgtaaaaattaatataaacttacacacatattgggtaacacctacaacaattaacacaccatTTTAACATTAAATACCAATCACTCGATGACAAgacatatatttttgattttcttttccttttggagtAACTTtcatgaagcaaaaatcacgtgcttacacacggtcttccccaaaataatattacattagaatctttaggcgcgattttaattaaagtaccttcttaaactcgggtgcgcattgatgcgacccaaatccaaatctcgacgaagtcgaaatgtgttgacaaccacgggtgcattgattgcgacgtggttcaaaacgcgttttcacgacgttgcaattcttttaaaataaataatgataaaaagcggtttaagaataaaaggcacataagctagcatgtattaaaatcagataaaatcaaatacaacagttaagcgaccgtgctagaaccacggaacccgggaatgcctaacaccttctcccggattaacagaattccttactcgaatttctggtgtgcaaactgttaacagagtcataaatttcctcgattcgggattcaatcggtgacttgggacaccattaatctctcaagtggcgattctgaataattaataattaaatcccgttccgattgtcctttaattggaaaaactcctttgtgCTCTTGCGagggtgtaggtagaaaaaggaggtgtgacagctgctTTAGGATCCATGTTCAATTGTTTCAGTACCCACCAAGCTCGATGTTCTAGCTCCATAGGCAGGTGACAggccttcccaaataccaacttgtatggtgacatacctaTTGGTGTTTTGAATGCAGTTCTATAGGCCCAGAGTGCGTCATCAAGCTTCTTTGCCCAATCAGTTCGTGTGACATTCACCGCCTTGGTTAGTACACTTTTTATCtccctgttggacacttcaacctcCTCACTGGTTTGTGGATGGTAAGGGGTAGCCACCTTATGGCGTACATCATACATTGCAAGCAATTTCTCGAAGGCTCTattacagaagtgagtgcctccatcactgatgatcgctcttggtatcccaaatcgggtgaatatattctttttcacaaaacctatcaccactcttgcatcattagtgggcaacactgcagcttccacccatttagacacGTAATCCACAACAACAAGTATGTATTTATTGCCAAATGAGCTGacgaaggggcccatgaagtcaatcccccaaatatcaaacacctctacctCTTGAATCGAGTTCATGGGAATCTCATGGCGACGGAAAATGTTCCCGGTTCGCTGACATTCGTCGCAGCCCTTCACCCATAGGTGTGCATCTctaaacactgttggccaaaagaaCCCGGCCTCTAGCACTTTCGCAACTGTCCTGgctcctccaaaatgtcctccatatgctgatgcgtgacaagcctgcaaaacagaagattgttctatctcggggacataCCTCCTGATCATATTATCAACATAGattctaaacaaataaggctcgtcccaataatacatgcggcaaTCACGATAAAATTTTTTCTTTTGGACagatgaaaggtcatagggaacaaTACCGCAGGCCAGGTAGTTTGCAAAATCTGCATATTATGGTGCTTTCTCAAGACTGGCTGCGAGtagctgctcgtctggaaaggtttccaggaTCTCTTCGACTTTGACTGATTTTTCAGCTCCTTCAAGTCAcgatagatgatcagcgacttgattttctgtgcccttacaaatttcgaggtcgaattcttgcaACAGtagcacccaacgaatcaggcgcgGCTTAGACTCCTTTTTCTCAATTAGGTACTTGAGTGCTGCATggtcagtatatacaattaccttggaACCAATCAGATAAGATCGGAACTTGTCGAACGCAAACACCACCGCCAACATCTCCTTCTCCGTCACTGTGTAATTGAGCTGTGCACCGCTTAGCGTTCTGCTTGCGTAGTAAACCAGGTGCATCAGCTTATCTTTTCGCTGCCCCAAGACTGCTCCTATAGCATAGTCGCTGGCATCACATATgagctcaaatggttgctcctagttgggtgcaacaatgatgggtgcagtGATTAATCTCTTCTTCAGTTCCTCAAATGCCaacctgcaatcattagaaaacacaaagggctgatccttttcaaggagtttgcataatgggttagcaattttggaaaaatcttttatgaaacGCCGGTAGAATCTAGCGTGTACAAGAAAACTTCTCACCGCCTTGACTGAAGTGGGCGTTGGTAACTTCTCAATCACATCAACCTTAGCATGGTCGACCTCAATTTCTTTACTGGACACTCGATGCCCCAGGACTAtaccttcttgtaccataaaatggcacttctcccagtttaGCACTAAGtttgtctccacacatcttttAAGCACTCTCCTTAAGTTGTGAAGACAGTTTTCGAATGAATCTCCCACCACAGAGAAATCATAGATAAAAACCTCcataatatcctccaccatgtctgtgAATATGGCTAACATGCACCGTTGAAAAGTCACGGATGCATtgcaaagcccaaaaggcattctccgaaaggcAAAGATGTCATACGGACAGGTGAAGGACGTTTACTCTCTATCTTCGGGGGCTATTgatatctgattgtaccccgaatatccatccaagaaacaTAAGTGTGATCGCCCAGCCAGcctgtccaacatttggtcaatgaaaggTAGGGGAAATGGTCCTTCTGGGTGGTTGTGTTCAATTTCCTGTAATCCATGCAGATACGCCACCCTGTGACTGTACGAGTTGAGATCAAATCATTGTTCTCATTTTTTACAACAGTCATTccccctttttcggcacacattggacagggctgacccaattactatcagagatggggaagatgattcTTGCATCTAACCATTTGATTACTTCTTTCTTTACAACCTCTTTCATGTTTGGGTTTAGCCTTCGCTGGTGTTCCCTGGAAGATCTGTGCCCCTCTTCCAGgagaatcttatgcatacagaagGCGGGGATGATACCCTTTATGACTGCCATGGTCCAACCAATGGCAGTCTTGTTTTCCTGTAGTACCTGTACGAGCcgttctacctgcacatctaacaaaccggATGATATGATAACAGTCAAGGTCGAATCAGGGCCTAAGAACACATACCTGAGGTAATCTGGGAGTGGATTCAGTTCCAACTTGGGTGGTTCCTCTATTGATGGCTTTGCTGGAGAAGTGGCCCTTTTTCTAGCTCAAGGGACTCGAACTGAGGTTCCCTTGACCAAAATCCTCGGCCTTCCAGTGCCATGACCCATTCAGCTAACCCttcaccatccatttcttctaaatccGCCAAATATGCCTCTAATGGATCTTTTACAGTTAGGGTCATATCATCTTCTTGCAGGATTACATCCACTGCTTCCACTAGAGAGCAATTAGCATATTCACTGGGTCTCCTCATAGATTGCTAGACattgaatatgacttcttcatcgttcaatctcatttttaattcccTAGTTTCACAGTTGATCAGTGCTCTCCCCGTGGCTAAAAATGGTCTCCCTAAAATAAGGGGTATCTCCTCATCCACCTGACAATCCAAGATAACAAAGCCTGCAGGGAACATGAATTTCCCCACttgtaccaacacatcatcaagaataCCAGTGGGCCTCTTCATTGTGCGGTCAGCCAGCTGTAGCAGCATTGAAGTTGGCCTAGCTCTACCAATGCCCAGTTTGGTGTACACAGCCAGCGGTATCAGAGTTATGttggctcccaaatcacataacgcctttgcaaaggcataacttccaattgtgcatggaaTAGTGAAGCTACCTGGGTCCGACATCTTTTGAGCCATCGGTTTTGCCACCACTGCGCTGCAGGTCTGTGTCAAAGTTACAGTGGATAgatcctgaaaatcaaacttcCGTGATATTAGATCTTTCATCATCTTAGCATAACCGGGCATCTCCCGCAAGGCATCTATCAAAGGAATATTTAACTGAATTTATACAGCATCTCCATGAACTTCTTATATTGGTCTGCCTTCTTTTGTTTGACCAGTCTCTGAGGGAAGGGTGCAGGTATCACCCCTTGTGCATTGCTTGCTGGCTTCTCTCTATTAGAATTTTTTGGCACAAGAAGTGCCACCTGTTCTGCAACTTGCTCATTCatcttttctttgcctttttcCTCCTGACTCTGCTCAACCACCACTTCAGTAAGTTTTGTTGGTTCCTTTACCTCTAATTGAACTGGAGTGGCTGGTGTAGTGTCCTTGCTGGCTTGTGCAATTTCCTGCTCTctgtctaaatctctcccattccgGAGACTTACTGCCATCAGCTGATTCGGGTTTTGGTCCTTGGGGTTTATGTTTAGGTCTGCAGGCAAAGTTCCCTGAGGACGGTTGTTCAAAGCCATGGACAGCTGACCCAACTGCGTTTCAATATTCTTTATGGCTGAATCATGCACTGCTAATTTTTCCTGTACTTTATTATTTGTCCCAATGAATTGCTGAAGCATACCCCTAATTTCCACCATGTTGTTATCTTGCTGCTGAGGGGATGGTTGGTATGTCAATTGTTGTTGGTTTTGCTGTGGATAGCCCTGTGGTTTCTGATATGGTACTGGCACCAATTGGTTTTGAGGGTGTATACCCCCAGGCTGCTACATATTAGGCCTGTACTGCTGATTTTGCTGCGGTCTCCACTGCTGTGCTCCTTGCCTCTAACCTCCatagttgttgacataatttATATCTTCCCTTGCCCCTTGATTTTCACCTTCTCCGCTCCATGAACACACATAAGACTGATTAATACAAGGTGTATACAGTCCCCCATTTGTTGTATCAACAATGTGCACCTCTTTTGTACCCATCTTATCAATCTTCTTTGTCAATATGCTCATCTGGGTCATGAGTGTGGCCATGTTCTCTACATgc
This sequence is a window from Nicotiana sylvestris chromosome 3, ASM39365v2, whole genome shotgun sequence. Protein-coding genes within it:
- the LOC138888372 gene encoding uncharacterized protein — protein: MPGYAKMMKDLISRKFDFQDLSTVTLTQTCSAVVAKPMAQKMSDPGSFTIPCTIGSYAFAKALCDLGANITLIPLAVYTKLGIGRARPTSMLLQLADRTMKRPTGILDDVLVQVGKFMFPAGFVILDCQVDEEIPLILGRPFLATGRALINCETRELKMRLNDEEVIFNV